The following is a genomic window from Sphingobacterium spiritivorum.
TTTACAATAACAAATGCTATTTACAAAGCCTATTCATACGCCGGTCGTATCTATGCTATTATTGATTATTATTAGCCTGGCTTGCAGTCTGACACTGCAGGGAATAGTCATGTTTATATTTGCTGTTTATTCCGGAAGTTTTGACGTACTTAAATCAGGCTCGTCCATCATGAGCAATCCGGTTTTTAGCAATTTGTTATTAGCTGTAAGCAGTATTGCTACATTCGGATTACCGGCTTATCTTCTTTTACAAGCCGAACAACGGCAGATAAACTATTTTCCTGTGCAAAAGCCCGGACAGCCGACCTACTTTTTGCTGGTATTGTTCACGATGATTGCTTTTATCCCTTTGATGGGTCAAATTGCAGAATGGAATGCAAAGATGGTGCTGCCGGACAGTCTGAAAGGCATCGAATCCTGGATGCGCGAACAGGAAGATAGTGCGGCCTCCATGATGTCCGGCATCGTTATGAAAACATCGTGGTGGGGATTGATTATCAATCTTATCATTCTGGCGGTATTGCCGGGAATCTGTGAAGAGTTGTTTTTCAGGGGGGTAATCCAAACGAGTTTTTTTCGTCTTTTCAAAAATCAGCATCTTGCGATCTGGGTAACGGCCATAATTTTTAGCGCCATACACGTTCAGTTTTACGGATTTTTTCCAAGAATGCTTTTGGGAGCATTTTTCGGATATCTCCTGATCTGGAGTAAAAATATCTGGATTCCAATATTCGGACATTTTATCAACAATGCTACGGCTACCATTTTTGGCTTTTACTATTCCAGAGAAGGGAAAACTTTTGAGGAGATGAGTACTGCTGAAACTTATCCATGGTATATATATATCGGGAGTATAGCGGCAACAATGGTATTGTTATTTATATTTTACAACTATTCAAGAAAGGTTAACGATGGAAAAAGACTGGGTAAAGATCAAGACGTATACAAATGCGATCCAGAGTGAAATTGTAAAGCAGATGCTTTTAGAAAATGAGGTTAATGCTGTTGTACTCAATAAGCAGGACTCTTCTTATCTGTTTGGTAAGATAGAGCTTTATGTCAATGCGAATGATGTAGAGAAGGCAAATGCATTGATCGATGAACTTAATCCGGAAGAAAACTAATCATGAAGACAAGAGCTATTACAGGTGTTTTCTTTATTATTATCCTTGTAGGTTCTCATCTGTTAGGTAAAGAGGTATTTGTGGCTTTCTTTGCATTACTGGGTGTAGCAAGCCTTCATGAATTTTATAAGCTGGTAACTTCTGATGATATCAGACCTGATAAGACTGTCGGATTGCTGACGGGGCTGGTTCTGATGGTTACAGGCGGAGGTGCTTATCTGGAATTTTGGTCCTTCCGGTTTATTCTGTTGGTGGTTCCCTTTCTGTTATGGATCTATATTGCGGCTTTATATCAAAACCGCAAATTTCCGTTTCATGATATATCCTATACTATCACCGGAATTGTATACACGGTTGTTCCGTTTCTGACATTGATAGGTCTGGCTTTTGTACACGGGAAATTCAACTTTTACATCCCCTTAGGATATCTGATTCTTCAATGGTCTAATGATACCGGAGCTTATTTGGCGGGAAGAAGTTTTGGAAAGCGAAAACTTTTCGAACGGATTTCTCCGAACAAGACCTGGGAAGGATTTATCGGAGGAGTTCTTCTGGCGGTAGTGGTTGCGCTCAATCTGGAACAGTATTTCGGGTCCATTGATAAATGGCAATGGGTCGTTGTGGCGTTGACAATTGGTGTTTTCGGCACATTGGGAGATCTGGTAGAATCTATGCTTAAGAGAAGTCTGGACGTAAAAGATTCGGGTAAGATCATGCCCGGACATGGTGGTTTTCTGGATCGGTTTGACGGTGTGCTTATCGCAGCGCCGTTAGTCTATATATTTTTGTTATTAGTATAAATTCTATTTTCGTTATGACTAAGATTGAAAAACAAACCTTTTCTTTTTTGGAAGCACTTCGACCAAATAATAACCGGGAATGGTTTCAGGAGAACAGAGGGCTGTATGAGGCTTCTCTGGCTAATGTAAAAGCTTTTATCCGTGGTATTATTGATGCATTATCTGCTTTTGATCCTCATATTCACACCGATATTTCAGAGAGCAAATGTTTATTCAGAATCTATCGGGACACCCGTTTTTCGAATGATAAGACACCTTACAAGACCTGGTTCAGTGCCGGCATATCTGTTGACGGACGTAAACTGGACGGCCCGGAATATTATTTACATATAGAGCCGGGTAAGTCTTTTTTGGGAGTGGGGTACTGGAGACCAAATAAAGAACATCTGGATGCTATCCGTCAGGAAATCGATTATAATGCGGAAGGGTTCTATAAAGCACTGCAAGATCATCAGTGGAAGGCATCAGATCTGTCCGCAGAAGATAAGCTGGTAAGACCTCCTGCGGGATATGATGCTTCGCATCCGGAGATAGAAATCCTTAAATTAAAGAGCTTTATTCTCTATCGTAAGTTTACAGATAAAGAGCTGATGGCTTCGGATGCGCTGGACAAGGTAATTGAAGCCGCACACAGCATGTTTGCTTTTAAAGCCTATATACATCAGGCCATAGACAACGATTAAGCCGGAAGGCTTATTTTACCCATGCAAACAGCTGGTGAATCTTTGATCTGATTGACATGATCAGGTTTTCCAACAAGTGTCTCGTTTGCCAGCAACGCAAACAGACACGCTTCTTTTGCATCCGGATTAAGACCCAGCTCTTCAAAAGATGTTATTTTATAACCGGGCAATCCGGCTTTTATCAATTCTACGAGTAAGGGGTTATGCAGCCCGCCCCCGCTGATATATACTGCAACATTCTGAAGATCCTTGCACTGTTTTAGAATCGCTGCGACAATCGTGTCGGCAGAAAAATGACATAGCGTCGCCATCACATCCTCGTGAGAGAGGGCTGAAGTGCCGGAAAATTCCTGCAAATGTTGTAAGTACTGAAGATTAAAAAGTTCCGGTCCTGTTGTTTTGGGGAAATCCAGCAGGAGAAAAGGTTCTTTACTTAATTCTGCCAATAACTTCTGATCAGGTTTTCCGGAGCGGGCAACATGTGCATCTCTATCCATTTCTTCATCAAAGTGTTCCTTCATATATTGATTCATCATGGTATTTCCCGGCCCCAGATCCGTAGCATACGCTTCATACGGACTGTCTGTATGAGGTAGAAAGGTGAAATTCGAAATGCCTCCGATGTTAAGTAATATTCTGTTTTCAATCTTATCTGTGAACAGCAGGAAATCTCCGTAGGCAGCCAAAGGAGCACCTTCTCCCCCTGCTGCAATATGCTTTTGTCTGAAATCAGAAAGTGTAATAATACCGGT
Proteins encoded in this region:
- a CDS encoding anhydro-N-acetylmuramic acid kinase, giving the protein MNAQIAKLYDLAQKQERMIIGLMSGTSLDGLDIALCKISGSGNNTRLELVAFETMDYEPQFRTYVREVFSKRTIDLQTLSGVNAYVGIVHAKLINQALQQWQIDASQVDIIASHGQTVYHAPQSLTHDTHLPNSTLQVGDGDHIAVITGIITLSDFRQKHIAAGGEGAPLAAYGDFLLFTDKIENRILLNIGGISNFTFLPHTDSPYEAYATDLGPGNTMMNQYMKEHFDEEMDRDAHVARSGKPDQKLLAELSKEPFLLLDFPKTTGPELFNLQYLQHLQEFSGTSALSHEDVMATLCHFSADTIVAAILKQCKDLQNVAVYISGGGLHNPLLVELIKAGLPGYKITSFEELGLNPDAKEACLFALLANETLVGKPDHVNQIKDSPAVCMGKISLPA
- a CDS encoding putative signal transducing protein; the protein is MEKDWVKIKTYTNAIQSEIVKQMLLENEVNAVVLNKQDSSYLFGKIELYVNANDVEKANALIDELNPEEN
- a CDS encoding DUF2461 domain-containing protein — translated: MTKIEKQTFSFLEALRPNNNREWFQENRGLYEASLANVKAFIRGIIDALSAFDPHIHTDISESKCLFRIYRDTRFSNDKTPYKTWFSAGISVDGRKLDGPEYYLHIEPGKSFLGVGYWRPNKEHLDAIRQEIDYNAEGFYKALQDHQWKASDLSAEDKLVRPPAGYDASHPEIEILKLKSFILYRKFTDKELMASDALDKVIEAAHSMFAFKAYIHQAIDND
- a CDS encoding phosphatidate cytidylyltransferase is translated as MKTRAITGVFFIIILVGSHLLGKEVFVAFFALLGVASLHEFYKLVTSDDIRPDKTVGLLTGLVLMVTGGGAYLEFWSFRFILLVVPFLLWIYIAALYQNRKFPFHDISYTITGIVYTVVPFLTLIGLAFVHGKFNFYIPLGYLILQWSNDTGAYLAGRSFGKRKLFERISPNKTWEGFIGGVLLAVVVALNLEQYFGSIDKWQWVVVALTIGVFGTLGDLVESMLKRSLDVKDSGKIMPGHGGFLDRFDGVLIAAPLVYIFLLLV
- a CDS encoding CPBP family intramembrane glutamic endopeptidase codes for the protein MLFTKPIHTPVVSMLLLIIISLACSLTLQGIVMFIFAVYSGSFDVLKSGSSIMSNPVFSNLLLAVSSIATFGLPAYLLLQAEQRQINYFPVQKPGQPTYFLLVLFTMIAFIPLMGQIAEWNAKMVLPDSLKGIESWMREQEDSAASMMSGIVMKTSWWGLIINLIILAVLPGICEELFFRGVIQTSFFRLFKNQHLAIWVTAIIFSAIHVQFYGFFPRMLLGAFFGYLLIWSKNIWIPIFGHFINNATATIFGFYYSREGKTFEEMSTAETYPWYIYIGSIAATMVLLFIFYNYSRKVNDGKRLGKDQDVYKCDPE